From Triticum urartu cultivar G1812 chromosome 2, Tu2.1, whole genome shotgun sequence, a single genomic window includes:
- the LOC125541174 gene encoding dirigent protein 5-like, translating into MTTMQAPAASSKIVLVMLMLGLGLAGAAADSSRRRLVSSSSDEPCKQMTLYLHNILYNGVNNTANATAAPVTKPTDLSTSHWSNGTFFGMLVVFDDLVTEGTALPVGDEEPAARAQGFYFYDKKESYNAWFTFSLVFDSKACKGTLNLMGADLIDDETRDLSVVGGTGDFFMARGIATIRTDATEGYFYFRLKMDIKLYECHV; encoded by the coding sequence ATGACGACAATGCAAGCCCCAGCGGCATCTTCCAAGATCGTGCTCGTGATGCTCATGCTCGGCCTGGGCTTGGCGGGGGCCGCCGCCGACAGCAGCCGGAGGAGGCTCGTCTCCAGCAGCTCCGACGAGCCGTGCAAGCAGATGACGCTCTACCTCCACAACATCCTCTACAACGGCGTCAACAACACCGCCAACGCGACCGCGGCGCCGGTCACCAAGCCGACGGACCTGAGCACGTCGCACTGGAGCAACGGCACCTTCTTCGGCATGCTGGTGGTGTTCGACGACCTGGTCACGGAGGGGACGGCGCTGCCCGTCGGGGACGAGGAGCCGGCGGCGCGCGCGCAGGGTTTCTACTTCTACGACAAGAAGGAGTCGTACAACGCGTGGTTCACCTTCTCCCTCGTGTTCGACTCCAAGGCGTGCAAGGGCACCCTCAACCTCATGGGCGCCGACCTCATAGACGACGAGACGCGCGACCTCTCCGTCGTCGGCGGCACCGGCGACTTCTTCATGGCGCGTGGCATCGCCACCATCCGCACCGACGCCACCGAGGGCTACTTCTACTTCCGCCTCAAGATGGACATCAAGCTCTACGAGTGCCACGTCTGA
- the LOC125541175 gene encoding dirigent protein 5-like produces the protein MQGLTASCKIVLVMFLLGLGLAGATADSRRRHISSSPDEPCKKMTLYLHDILYNGVNNTANATAAPVTKPTDLSTTHWSNGTFFGMLVVFDDPVTEGTALPVGDEEPAARAQGFYFYDKKESYSGWFSFSLVFNSKACRGTLNLMGADPMDAETRDFSVVGGTGDLFMARGVATIRTDATEGLFYFRLKMDIKLYECYV, from the coding sequence ATGCAAGGCCTCACGGCATCTTGCAAGATCGTGCTCGTGATGTTTCTGCTCGGCTTAGGCTTGGCAGGAGCCACCGCCGACAGCCGTAGGAGGCACATCTCCAGCAGCCCTGACGAGCCCTGCAAGAAGATGACGCTCTACCTCCACGACATCCTCTACAACGGTGTCAACAACACCGCCAACGCGACCGCGGCGCCGGTCACCAAGCCGACGGACCTGAGCACAACGCACTGGAGCAACGGCACCTTCTTCGGCATGCTGGTGGTGTTCGACGACCCGGTGACGGAGGGGACGGCGCTGCCCGTCGGGGACGAGGAGCCGGCTGCGCGCGCGCAGGGGTTCTACTTCTACGACAAGAAGGAGTCGTACAGCGGCTGGTTCTCCTTCTCGCTCGTGTTCAACTCAAAGGCATGCAGGGGCACCCTCAATCTTATGGGCGCCGATCCCATGGACGCGGAGACGCGTGACTTTTCCGTCGTCGGGGGCACCGGCGACTTATTCATGGCGCGCGGCGTCGCCACGATCCGCACCGACGCCACCGAGGGGTTGTTCTACTTCCGCCTAAAGATGGACATCAAGCTCTACGAGTGCTACGTCTGA
- the LOC125541176 gene encoding dirigent protein 5-like: MQGLAASCKIVLVMFLLGLGLAGATADSRRRVVSSSPDEPCKKMTLYLHDILYNGVNNTANATAAPVTKPTDLSTSHWSNGTFFGMLVVFDDLVTEGTALPVGDEEPAARAQGFYFYDKKESYNAWFTFSLVFDSKAYKGTLNLMGADLMDDETRDLSIVGGTGDFFMARGIATIRTDATEGYFYFRLKMDIKLYECYV; encoded by the coding sequence ATGCAAGGCCTGGCGGCATCTTGCAAGATCGTGCTTGTGATGTTTCTGCTCGGCTTAGGCTTGGCAGGAGCAACCGCCGACAGCCGGAGGAGGGTCGTGTCCAGCAGCCCCGACGAGCCGTGCAAGAAGATGACGCTCTACCTCCACGACATCCTCTACAACGGTGTCAACAACACCGCCAACGCGACGGCGGCGCCGGTGACCAAGCCGACGGACCTGAGCACGTCGCACTGGAGCAACGGCACCTTCTTTGGCATGCTGGTGGTGTTCGACGACCTGGTCACGGAGGGTACGGCGCTGCCGGTCGGCGACGAGGAGCCGGCGGCGCGCGCGCAGGGCTTCTACTTCTACGACAAGAAGGAGTCGTACAACGCGTGGTTCACCTTCTCCCTCGTGTTCGACTCCAAGGCGTACAAGGGCACCCTCAACCTCATGGGCGCCGACCTCATGGACGACGAGACGCGCGACCTCTCCATCGTCGGCGGTACCGGCGACTTCTTCATGGCGCGTGGCATCGCGACGATTCGCACGGACGCCACTGAGGGCTACTTCTACTTCCGCCTCAAGATGGACATCAAGCTCTATGAGTGCTACGTCTGA